From the Leptolyngbya sp. O-77 genome, one window contains:
- a CDS encoding hybrid sensor histidine kinase/response regulator, giving the protein MSPASRLQAAERDMFPFLLHQSDMPTPEPSVDSLILPLAVLHQLQDLLQQMALWVQSSGQSSGEVLLLNATTLPLAVQARLLDGKQFMVLVSRPFSVLLSGWRAQEGGVSGGPGDLDVAERSQRVDLTFEPGAIATFLQTLSKGCEADADLMAELQAAGDRLQPNDPLAQTEFTRRLVALLTNRVLLPERSSLEQQVVARTHDLQEAVLAAQTANRAKSEFLAAVSHELRTPLTTIIGMSATLLRWSLGELSPRQRSFLQTIHDSGQHLLELINDILDLSQVESGRAVLKLSPFSLTMIAQQSMKAVEETAMKQGVELILDLRVDPSRDRFVADPHRVKQILLNLLSNAVKFTAAGGKVTLRVMTDPQHAIFQVIDTGIGIPEQQRPLLFQKFQQLDSSYQRLYQGTGLGLALTKQLVDLHGGRIMVDSTVGVGSVFTVQLPTRSKDDAAEATAPIPALDGLGRTILGRVVLVENDELTANIICDMLTAAGYQVVWVLEGSTAFSQIELLQPDAVIVDVQSPENAGAELIHNLRHSPLTRHLKVIALASDEASPYAAPAIAAADACINKPIQPEAVLPRVLSLMAIAEMP; this is encoded by the coding sequence GTGTCCCCTGCATCTCGTCTCCAGGCAGCGGAGAGAGATATGTTTCCGTTCCTGCTGCACCAATCTGATATGCCCACGCCCGAACCGTCGGTTGATTCTCTGATTTTGCCGCTGGCAGTACTGCATCAGCTTCAGGATTTGCTTCAACAGATGGCGCTGTGGGTTCAGTCCTCCGGTCAGTCCTCTGGGGAGGTGCTGCTGTTGAATGCGACGACGCTGCCGTTAGCAGTGCAGGCGCGACTGCTGGATGGCAAGCAGTTTATGGTGCTGGTGTCTCGTCCGTTTAGTGTGCTGCTGAGCGGCTGGCGGGCGCAGGAGGGTGGTGTGTCTGGCGGGCCTGGCGATTTGGATGTTGCTGAGCGATCGCAGCGGGTGGATTTGACCTTTGAGCCGGGGGCGATCGCCACCTTTTTGCAGACGCTAAGCAAGGGGTGTGAGGCGGATGCAGACCTGATGGCGGAGCTACAGGCAGCGGGCGATCGCCTCCAGCCTAACGACCCACTCGCCCAAACGGAATTTACCCGGCGACTGGTGGCGCTGTTGACAAATCGCGTTCTACTGCCAGAGCGCTCGTCGCTGGAGCAGCAGGTCGTTGCCCGTACCCACGATTTGCAGGAGGCGGTGCTGGCCGCCCAGACTGCGAACCGTGCCAAGAGTGAGTTTCTGGCTGCGGTTAGCCATGAACTGAGAACCCCGTTGACCACCATTATCGGCATGTCTGCAACGCTGCTGCGCTGGTCTTTGGGAGAACTGAGTCCGCGCCAGCGCAGCTTTTTGCAGACGATTCACGACAGCGGGCAGCACCTGCTAGAACTCATCAACGACATCCTTGACCTGTCACAAGTCGAGTCGGGGCGGGCCGTGCTAAAGCTGAGTCCGTTTTCGCTGACGATGATTGCCCAGCAGAGTATGAAGGCAGTCGAAGAAACGGCGATGAAGCAGGGGGTGGAGCTAATTTTGGACTTGCGAGTTGACCCTAGCCGCGATCGCTTTGTAGCTGATCCGCATCGGGTCAAGCAAATTTTGCTGAATCTGCTCAGCAATGCTGTAAAGTTTACTGCCGCGGGCGGCAAGGTAACGCTACGGGTGATGACCGATCCTCAACACGCCATATTCCAGGTGATCGACACGGGCATCGGCATTCCCGAACAGCAGCGCCCTTTGCTCTTCCAGAAATTTCAGCAGCTTGATAGCTCCTACCAGCGGCTCTATCAGGGCACAGGCTTGGGGCTAGCGCTAACCAAGCAACTCGTGGATCTGCACGGCGGGCGGATTATGGTCGATTCTACGGTGGGCGTGGGGTCGGTGTTTACGGTTCAGCTTCCGACCCGCTCAAAAGACGATGCAGCGGAGGCGACTGCGCCCATTCCGGCCTTGGATGGGCTGGGGCGCACCATTTTGGGGCGGGTGGTGCTGGTAGAAAATGATGAGCTAACGGCTAACATCATCTGCGACATGCTGACGGCCGCTGGCTATCAGGTGGTGTGGGTCTTGGAGGGGTCTACTGCCTTTAGCCAGATCGAGCTACTCCAGCCCGATGCCGTCATCGTTGATGTGCAATCGCCCGAAAATGCGGGTGCAGAGTTGATTCATAACTTGCGCCACAGCCCCCTTACTCGGCACTTAAAGGTGATTGCCCTGGCAAGCGATGAAGCCTCACCCTATGCTGCACCCGCGATCGCCGCTGCCGACGCTTGTATCAATAAGCCGATTCAGCCGGAAGCAGTATTGCCGAGAGTGCTGTCTCTGATGGCGATCGCCGAAATGCCCTAG
- a CDS encoding cobaltochelatase subunit CobN: MRRRGGRPEVLPTGRNFYSVDIRAIPTESAWDVGRRAAEALIERYTQENGEYPQTLGLSMWGTATMRTGGDDLAEALALLGRASGVGMARRGAW, encoded by the coding sequence GTGCGCCGACGCGGGGGGCGACCCGAAGTGCTGCCGACAGGGCGCAATTTCTACTCGGTGGATATCCGGGCGATTCCCACAGAAAGCGCCTGGGACGTGGGGCGCAGGGCAGCAGAGGCGCTGATCGAGCGCTATACCCAGGAAAACGGCGAATATCCGCAAACGCTGGGGCTGTCGATGTGGGGCACGGCGACCATGCGGACGGGCGGCGACGACCTGGCAGAAGCGCTGGCGCTGCTGGGGCGTGCGTCCGGTGTGGGGATGGCGCGTCGCGGCGCGTGGTAG
- a CDS encoding cobaltochelatase subunit CobN codes for MSLLGRPRVDVTLRISGFFRDAFPNLIDLFHQAVTVVSQLDEPPADNPLAARVRQEAAQWQAAGLTPEQAEGRSRYRIFGSKPGAYGAGLQGLIDAQNWTTDADLARAYINWSCYAYTGQGEGRAAPEAFESRLKSLQIVLHNQDNREHDLLDSDDYYQFQGGMTVATRALTGQTPQVYFGDHALPEKPKIRTLREEIARVYRSRVVNPKWIEGVMRHGYKGAFEMAATVDYLFAYDATTRCVADYMYEGVAQAYVLDETVQAFVQEKNPWALRDMTERLLEAHQRGLWAQAPGDMLNRLRAIALQAEAHIESRL; via the coding sequence GTGTCGCTTTTGGGACGGCCGCGAGTGGATGTGACGCTGCGAATTTCTGGCTTTTTCCGCGATGCGTTTCCCAATCTGATCGATCTGTTTCACCAGGCGGTGACGGTCGTTTCTCAGCTTGATGAGCCGCCCGCAGACAATCCCCTAGCGGCGCGGGTGCGGCAAGAGGCGGCCCAGTGGCAGGCAGCGGGGCTGACCCCAGAGCAGGCAGAAGGGCGATCGCGCTACCGAATTTTTGGCTCGAAGCCAGGAGCCTACGGGGCGGGTCTACAGGGCCTAATCGACGCGCAAAACTGGACAACCGACGCCGACCTGGCCCGCGCCTATATCAATTGGAGCTGCTATGCCTACACAGGACAGGGCGAAGGCAGAGCTGCGCCGGAAGCCTTTGAGTCGCGCCTGAAATCCCTGCAAATCGTGCTGCACAACCAGGACAACCGCGAACACGACCTGCTCGATTCAGACGACTATTATCAGTTTCAGGGCGGCATGACGGTGGCTACCCGCGCCCTCACGGGGCAAACCCCGCAGGTGTATTTCGGTGACCACGCCTTACCCGAAAAGCCTAAAATTCGCACCCTCCGGGAAGAGATCGCCCGTGTCTATCGCTCTCGCGTGGTCAACCCTAAGTGGATCGAGGGCGTGATGCGGCATGGCTATAAGGGTGCCTTCGAGATGGCAGCGACCGTGGATTATCTGTTTGCCTATGATGCAACGACGCGCTGCGTGGCGGACTATATGTATGAAGGCGTGGCGCAAGCCTACGTGCTGGATGAAACAGTGCAGGCGTTCGTGCAGGAAAAAAATCCCTGGGCCCTGCGCGACATGACCGAGCGGCTGCTAGAGGCGCACCAGCGGGGGCTATGGGCGCAGGCTCCGGGGGATATGCTAAATCGACTGAGGGCGATCGCCCTCCAGGCTGAAGCCCACATCGAATCTCGCCTGTAA
- a CDS encoding potassium channel family protein translates to MTPFRRVLTGAVLFLITIIVATAGYMIAGWTFLDAIYQVVITVFGVGFGEVNPITTPVLRLFTMLVIIGGTSSAVYAVGGIVQMITEGEINRALGVRRMLKAIETLENHTIICGFGRMGQILARELTDKQKPFVIIDNDAGRVVEAQEMSYLVISGNATDEEVLELAGIRRARYLATVLPDDAANVFITLTARGMNPALSILARGEYPSTERKLRLAGANHVVLPATICAMRMSQMITHPASLDLLNHNDGSSTLNELLGNLDMQLDELRVSRGSALIGSFVKDLEVRGRGQVGRTYLIVALRRADGTLIMNPGSTVVLHEDDTVIVMGHRGDMPKLAEELSLKRQIRYRGAKL, encoded by the coding sequence ATGACTCCCTTCCGCCGGGTTCTCACGGGCGCGGTCTTGTTCCTGATTACCATCATCGTGGCAACCGCCGGATACATGATCGCGGGCTGGACGTTTCTAGATGCGATTTATCAGGTTGTCATCACGGTCTTTGGCGTTGGCTTTGGCGAAGTGAATCCGATTACAACGCCAGTCCTGCGCCTATTTACCATGCTGGTGATCATTGGCGGCACCTCCTCAGCAGTCTACGCCGTGGGGGGGATTGTGCAGATGATTACCGAGGGAGAAATCAATCGGGCACTGGGAGTCAGACGCATGTTAAAAGCCATTGAAACCCTGGAAAACCACACAATTATTTGCGGCTTTGGGCGCATGGGACAAATCCTGGCGCGGGAGCTGACGGACAAGCAGAAGCCTTTCGTCATTATCGATAACGATGCCGGCCGCGTGGTTGAGGCCCAGGAAATGAGCTATCTGGTAATCAGCGGCAACGCCACCGATGAAGAAGTGCTAGAGCTAGCAGGGATTCGGCGAGCCAGATATCTAGCGACGGTGCTGCCGGATGACGCGGCGAATGTGTTCATCACGCTGACCGCACGGGGTATGAACCCAGCACTATCCATTTTGGCGCGGGGGGAATATCCCAGCACCGAGCGCAAACTCCGGCTTGCGGGCGCAAACCACGTCGTGCTGCCTGCCACCATCTGCGCGATGCGAATGTCCCAAATGATCACGCACCCGGCCTCCCTTGACTTGCTGAACCACAACGACGGCAGCAGTACGCTGAATGAATTGCTGGGAAATCTGGACATGCAGCTCGACGAGTTGCGGGTGTCTCGTGGTTCGGCTCTAATTGGCAGCTTTGTAAAAGATCTGGAAGTGAGGGGGCGCGGGCAGGTCGGCCGCACCTATCTGATTGTGGCCCTGCGACGAGCAGACGGAACCTTGATTATGAATCCTGGTTCCACGGTTGTGCTGCATGAGGATGACACGGTGATTGTGATGGGGCACAGGGGCGACATGCCCAAGTTGGCAGAAGAGTTATCGCTCAAACGGCAAATTCGCTATCGCGGTGCAAAGCTTTAG
- a CDS encoding F0F1 ATP synthase subunit gamma — protein MANLKAIRDRIQSVKNTKKITEAMRLVASAKVRRAQEQVIATRPFADRLAQVLYGLQARMQFEDVDLPLLKSREVQTVGLLVISGDRGLCGGYNSNIIKRAESRARELQAEGLNYRFVIVGRKALQYFQRRSQPIDASFSGLEQIPTAAEAAKISDEVLSLFLSETVDRVELIYTKFVSLVSSRPVIQTLLPLDPQGLETPDDEIFRLTTRGGEFAVERQKVAAPDARSFPQDMIFEQDPVQILNALLPLYLNNQLLRALQESAASELAARMTAMNNASDNASELMKTLTLTYNKARQAAITQEILEVVAGANALQ, from the coding sequence ATGGCAAACCTGAAGGCAATTCGCGATCGCATTCAGTCGGTCAAGAATACCAAAAAAATTACAGAGGCGATGCGCTTGGTGGCCTCTGCAAAAGTCCGTCGCGCCCAGGAACAGGTCATCGCGACTCGTCCCTTTGCCGATCGCCTGGCGCAGGTGCTATACGGCTTGCAGGCGCGGATGCAGTTTGAAGATGTGGATCTGCCGCTGCTAAAGTCGCGGGAGGTTCAAACAGTTGGCCTGCTGGTGATTTCGGGCGATCGCGGTCTATGCGGCGGCTACAACAGCAACATCATCAAGCGGGCCGAGTCCCGTGCCCGTGAGCTACAGGCCGAAGGTCTCAACTATCGCTTTGTCATCGTTGGGCGGAAAGCTTTGCAGTATTTCCAACGCCGCAGCCAGCCCATCGATGCGAGCTTTTCTGGCTTGGAGCAAATTCCGACCGCAGCCGAAGCCGCTAAAATTTCCGATGAAGTGCTGTCTCTGTTCCTATCAGAAACGGTGGATCGGGTCGAGCTGATTTATACCAAGTTTGTGTCGCTGGTCAGCTCTCGCCCGGTGATTCAAACCTTGCTGCCTCTAGATCCGCAAGGACTTGAAACACCCGATGACGAGATCTTCCGGCTGACGACCCGAGGCGGTGAGTTTGCGGTGGAGCGACAGAAGGTGGCCGCACCGGATGCCCGCTCGTTTCCCCAAGACATGATTTTTGAACAAGATCCGGTGCAAATTTTGAATGCGCTGCTGCCGCTTTATCTGAATAACCAACTGCTGCGGGCCCTGCAAGAGTCAGCAGCTAGCGAGTTGGCTGCTCGAATGACGGCAATGAATAACGCCAGCGACAACGCCAGCGAACTGATGAAGACTCTGACGCTGACCTACAACAAGGCACGCCAGGCAGCAATTACTCAAGAAATTCTTGAAGTGGTTGCAGGCGCAAACGCTTTGCAGTAG
- the atpA gene encoding F0F1 ATP synthase subunit alpha, whose product MVAIRPDEISSIIRQQIEQYDQQVKVSNVGTVLQVGDGIARVYGLENVMASELLEFEDGTIGLALNLEEDSVGAVLMGEGLNIQEGSTVRSTGRVASIPVGEAYLGRVVDALARPIDGKGDIAATDSRLLESPAPGIVERKSVYEPMQTGITAIDAMIPIGRGQRELIIGDRQTGKTAVALDTILNQKGEDVICVYVAVGQKASTVAQVVDALQSRGALEYTIVVAANASDPAPLQYLAPYTGATLAEYFMYKGKHTLVVYDDLSKQAQAYRQMSLLLRRPPGREAYPGDVFYLHSRLLERAAKLSPELGEGSMTALPIVETQAGDVSAYIPTNVISITDGQIFLSSDLFNSGLRPAVNAGISVSRVGSAAQTKAMKKVAGKVKLELAQFAELEAFTQFASDLDKATQDQLARGQRLRELLKQPQYSPLSVAEQVAVIYSGINGYLDDIPVEKVTAFTKGLRDYLKTSKAKYIEIVQGQKVLTDEAEGLLKEAIAEYKQTFLAGLK is encoded by the coding sequence ATGGTAGCAATTAGACCAGACGAAATTAGCAGCATTATTCGCCAGCAAATCGAGCAATACGACCAGCAAGTTAAGGTTTCTAACGTGGGAACCGTGTTGCAGGTCGGCGACGGCATTGCCCGCGTCTATGGATTAGAAAATGTCATGGCCAGCGAACTGCTGGAGTTTGAAGACGGCACGATTGGTCTGGCGCTGAACCTGGAAGAAGACAGCGTGGGTGCTGTGCTGATGGGCGAAGGTCTGAATATTCAAGAGGGCAGCACCGTGCGCTCGACGGGTCGAGTCGCCTCGATTCCTGTGGGGGAAGCCTATCTGGGTCGTGTAGTCGATGCGCTGGCGCGTCCAATCGACGGTAAAGGGGACATTGCTGCGACCGATTCTCGCCTCCTGGAATCTCCTGCACCTGGTATTGTGGAACGGAAATCGGTGTATGAGCCAATGCAGACCGGGATTACGGCAATTGATGCCATGATTCCGATTGGTCGTGGTCAGCGTGAGCTGATTATCGGTGACCGTCAAACGGGCAAAACTGCCGTTGCGCTGGACACCATCCTGAACCAGAAGGGCGAAGACGTGATCTGCGTCTACGTTGCAGTCGGACAGAAAGCTTCGACGGTGGCTCAGGTGGTAGATGCACTCCAGTCTCGTGGCGCGTTGGAATACACCATCGTTGTGGCAGCAAACGCCAGTGACCCTGCTCCGCTGCAATATCTAGCGCCCTACACCGGGGCAACCCTGGCAGAGTACTTCATGTACAAAGGCAAGCATACGCTGGTGGTGTATGACGACCTTTCCAAGCAAGCTCAGGCATACCGCCAGATGTCGCTGCTGTTGCGTCGCCCACCCGGACGGGAAGCCTACCCTGGCGATGTGTTTTATCTCCACTCACGCCTGCTAGAGCGGGCTGCAAAGCTTAGCCCCGAACTGGGCGAAGGCAGCATGACGGCACTGCCAATCGTGGAAACCCAAGCGGGTGACGTGTCGGCCTATATTCCAACGAATGTCATTTCGATTACGGACGGACAAATCTTCCTGTCTTCTGACCTGTTTAACTCCGGCTTGCGTCCGGCGGTGAACGCTGGTATCTCGGTGTCTCGCGTGGGATCTGCGGCGCAGACCAAGGCGATGAAGAAAGTCGCAGGTAAGGTGAAGCTGGAACTGGCTCAGTTTGCTGAACTGGAAGCCTTTACTCAGTTTGCATCTGACCTAGACAAGGCGACCCAGGATCAGCTAGCGCGGGGTCAGCGCCTGCGGGAATTGCTGAAGCAGCCGCAGTATTCGCCGCTGTCGGTGGCGGAGCAGGTGGCTGTGATTTACTCCGGCATTAATGGCTATCTGGATGATATTCCGGTGGAAAAGGTGACTGCGTTCACCAAGGGACTGCGCGACTATTTGAAGACCAGCAAGGCCAAGTACATCGAAATCGTCCAGGGGCAAAAGGTGCTGACGGATGAGGCAGAAGGACTGCTGAAAGAGGCGATCGCCGAATACAAGCAAACCTTCCTGGCAGGACTGAAGTAG
- the atpH gene encoding ATP synthase F1 subunit delta, whose product MSLAKSNDLIDRFGEDVAFLRSLLAESEELQQVLANPLIKPDAKKGILRQLASDQVHPYTLNFLFLLVDRGRILFLDNICKQYQALLRELKQAVLAEVSAPVELTEAQQEAVRNKVKELTGAQQVDLETRINPDLIGGVVIKVGSQVYDTSLRGQLRRIGLKLTGSS is encoded by the coding sequence ATGTCGCTTGCCAAATCCAATGATTTGATTGACCGCTTTGGTGAAGATGTCGCATTCTTGCGATCGCTCCTGGCTGAATCAGAAGAGCTTCAGCAAGTCCTGGCAAACCCGCTGATCAAGCCTGATGCCAAGAAGGGCATTTTGCGCCAGCTTGCATCAGATCAGGTTCATCCCTATACGCTCAACTTTCTGTTTCTGCTGGTGGATCGGGGTCGAATTCTGTTCTTAGACAACATTTGCAAGCAGTATCAAGCGCTCCTGCGCGAACTGAAGCAAGCCGTTCTGGCGGAGGTCAGTGCGCCTGTTGAATTGACCGAAGCCCAGCAAGAGGCCGTCCGCAACAAGGTCAAGGAGCTAACAGGGGCCCAGCAAGTTGATCTGGAAACTCGCATCAATCCTGACTTGATTGGCGGGGTTGTGATCAAGGTGGGTTCTCAGGTTTATGACACAAGCCTGCGGGGTCAACTGCGACGCATTGGGCTAAAGCTGACGGGTTCCAGCTAG
- a CDS encoding F0F1 ATP synthase subunit B, whose translation MEILGSLLAIAATAGEAAEASEEGGFGLNFDLLDTNLINLAIIIGVLVYFGRGFLGKTLSDRRAKIEASIREAEQRKQEAAALLGRAAAKAGTGLKKRAARIRLEAETQAAAASAAILEQATQDVARMQAAADQDVAAEEQRVVNELRQRVAALALQQVEARLKGGLSEDAQQQLIDRGIAALGG comes from the coding sequence ATGGAGATACTAGGGAGTTTGTTGGCGATCGCCGCAACAGCGGGAGAAGCGGCTGAAGCGTCCGAGGAGGGCGGCTTTGGGCTGAATTTTGACCTGCTAGACACAAACCTGATTAACCTCGCCATCATCATTGGTGTCTTGGTGTATTTTGGTCGCGGCTTTTTAGGGAAAACGCTGAGCGATCGGCGGGCGAAAATCGAAGCTTCGATCAGGGAAGCAGAGCAGCGCAAGCAGGAAGCCGCCGCTCTCCTGGGCAGAGCAGCAGCAAAAGCTGGCACAGGGCTCAAGAAGAGGGCGGCTCGTATTCGCTTAGAAGCAGAGACTCAGGCAGCCGCAGCGAGTGCCGCAATTCTAGAGCAGGCGACGCAGGATGTGGCTCGAATGCAGGCGGCGGCGGATCAGGATGTCGCCGCAGAAGAGCAGCGAGTGGTGAACGAACTGCGTCAGCGAGTGGCAGCGCTTGCGCTCCAGCAGGTCGAGGCAAGGTTGAAAGGCGGACTGAGCGAAGATGCCCAGCAGCAGTTAATCGATCGCGGCATTGCGGCATTGGGAGGTTAG
- a CDS encoding F0F1 ATP synthase subunit B': MALQFMLLVAVLNVTFYKPLGKALDDREGYIRANQSEAKERLAKAEALAKQYETEAAEVRRQSIAIVSAAEADAQKIAAQKIAEAQQVAQAQREQAQKDLDAQKGCGIAVLRAAGWMN, from the coding sequence ATGGCGCTCCAGTTTATGCTGCTGGTTGCAGTGCTCAACGTCACTTTTTACAAGCCGTTGGGCAAGGCCCTGGATGACCGCGAGGGCTACATCCGCGCCAATCAGTCGGAGGCGAAGGAGCGTCTGGCAAAAGCAGAGGCACTAGCTAAGCAGTATGAGACTGAGGCAGCCGAGGTTCGTCGTCAGTCGATCGCAATTGTCTCGGCGGCCGAGGCAGATGCTCAAAAGATCGCAGCCCAAAAGATTGCAGAAGCCCAGCAGGTTGCTCAGGCTCAGCGAGAGCAGGCGCAAAAGGATTTAGATGCTCAAAAAGGCTGCGGCATTGCAGTCCTTAGAGCAGCAGGGTGGATGAATTGA
- the atpB gene encoding F0F1 ATP synthase subunit A: METLLSLNVFNAFPLAELEVGKHFYWQLGNLKLHGQVFLTSWFVIGLLVLVTFLASRNIQRVPSGLQNLMEYGLEFIRDLAKNQIGEKEYRPWVPFVGTLFLFIFVSNWSGALVPWKLFKLPEGELGAPTADINTTVALALLTSLAYFYAGFSRKGLGYFGNYVQPVPFMLPFKIIEDFTKPLSLSFRLFGNILADELVVGVLVLLVPLFVPLPVMALGLFTSAIQALIFATLAAAYIGEAMEDHHGEGHEEH; this comes from the coding sequence ATGGAAACGTTGCTTTCTCTTAACGTCTTCAATGCCTTTCCGCTTGCTGAGCTAGAAGTCGGCAAACACTTCTATTGGCAGTTAGGAAATCTAAAGCTGCATGGGCAGGTGTTCCTCACCTCGTGGTTTGTAATCGGCCTTTTGGTGCTGGTCACGTTCCTGGCAAGCCGTAATATCCAGCGCGTTCCCTCTGGGCTGCAAAACCTGATGGAATACGGGCTAGAGTTCATTCGCGATCTGGCGAAAAACCAGATTGGTGAAAAGGAATATCGCCCCTGGGTTCCGTTTGTGGGCACGCTGTTTCTGTTCATCTTCGTGAGTAACTGGTCGGGTGCGCTGGTTCCCTGGAAGCTCTTTAAGCTACCAGAGGGTGAACTGGGTGCGCCGACTGCCGATATCAACACCACAGTTGCGCTGGCGCTGCTGACCTCGCTGGCCTATTTCTACGCAGGGTTTAGCCGCAAGGGATTGGGCTATTTCGGCAACTACGTGCAGCCTGTGCCGTTTATGCTGCCGTTCAAGATTATTGAAGATTTCACCAAGCCGCTCTCCCTCAGCTTCCGACTTTTCGGAAACATCTTGGCGGATGAGCTGGTGGTGGGTGTGCTGGTTCTCCTAGTGCCGCTGTTTGTGCCGCTGCCCGTGATGGCGCTTGGCCTCTTTACGAGTGCAATTCAGGCGCTCATCTTTGCGACGCTGGCGGCCGCCTACATCGGCGAGGCAATGGAGGATCATCACGGTGAAGGGCATGAGGAGCACTAG
- a CDS encoding ATP synthase subunit I → MTTPDLPPETNTNALADPAAPESNDSSAALPAQPDASMQEYYKLQSHLLLTTLVMAVVIFSSVWAVYSLNIALNYLIGACTGVVYLRMLARNVEQLGRQRGRLGNTRLVLLVGLILVASRWNQLQIMPIFLGFLTYKAAVIFYMLRTSILPSQG, encoded by the coding sequence GTGACCACGCCAGATCTCCCACCCGAAACCAATACGAACGCTCTGGCTGATCCTGCTGCTCCAGAGAGCAACGACTCCTCTGCCGCACTGCCAGCCCAACCCGATGCATCCATGCAGGAATACTACAAGCTTCAGAGTCATCTGCTGCTAACGACGCTTGTTATGGCTGTTGTCATTTTTAGTTCTGTGTGGGCAGTATACTCCCTGAACATTGCTCTCAATTACCTGATTGGAGCGTGCACAGGTGTGGTTTACTTGAGAATGTTGGCCAGAAACGTTGAGCAGCTAGGGCGACAAAGAGGACGGCTCGGAAATACCCGTCTTGTTCTCCTTGTGGGTTTGATTCTGGTTGCTTCTCGCTGGAATCAGCTTCAAATCATGCCTATTTTTTTAGGCTTTCTGACCTATAAAGCTGCGGTCATCTTTTATATGTTGCGGACATCTATCCTCCCCTCGCAGGGATAG
- a CDS encoding class I SAM-dependent methyltransferase, translated as MSDSQAVSAAVARLYDTYPFPPEPLLDEPPPGYNWRWNWLAAHSFCTGRRPARQDIRILDAGCGTGVGTEYLVHLNPQAQVTGIDLSAGALSVAQERCRRSGANRATFHHLSLYDADQLPGEFDLINCVGVLHHLPDPIRAGFRRWRKSWLRGGIMHIFVYGELGRWEIKLMQQAIALLQQDQRGDYTDGVQLGASHLRQPCPKTTAWCDASKNAGR; from the coding sequence ATGTCCGATTCTCAGGCTGTGAGCGCAGCGGTTGCGCGGCTATATGACACCTATCCGTTTCCCCCAGAGCCGCTGCTGGATGAACCGCCACCGGGTTATAACTGGCGCTGGAACTGGCTAGCGGCCCACAGCTTTTGCACTGGACGCAGACCCGCACGGCAGGATATTCGGATTTTGGATGCGGGCTGTGGGACGGGCGTGGGGACAGAATATCTGGTGCATCTAAATCCGCAAGCGCAGGTGACGGGGATTGACCTGAGCGCGGGGGCGTTGTCGGTGGCGCAGGAGCGGTGTCGGCGGTCTGGGGCCAATCGCGCGACCTTTCACCACCTGAGTTTGTACGATGCGGATCAGCTACCGGGCGAGTTTGACCTGATTAACTGCGTCGGCGTGCTGCACCACCTGCCTGACCCGATTCGCGCGGGATTCAGGCGTTGGCGAAAAAGCTGGCTCCGGGGTGGCATAATGCATATTTTTGTCTATGGGGAATTGGGACGCTGGGAAATTAAACTGATGCAGCAGGCGATCGCCCTCCTCCAGCAAGACCAGCGGGGTGACTATACCGACGGCGTGCAGCTAGGGGCGAGCCATCTTCGCCAGCCCTGCCCGAAAACAACCGCCTGGTGCGACGCGAGCAAGAACGCTGGTCGCTAG